A single Providencia manganoxydans DNA region contains:
- a CDS encoding AbrB family transcriptional regulator: MIRLLKMGLGIVICALIGGTMTHLGVPLALMFGPIIAVIVFNRFKIQFAVPKYTLTFVQISLGTSVGLMFNQVSLGQAENLFLLLIMLVVCLAVQFSFSYFWFHRKVGWTKQEAMLGSVPGAMAAILALTDHTHTPPQKIVISHTIRLIILILLAGVVVGSDGDPQPLLVLPSLTWQSSFWLLVIVLTGLGLGLVLQRMHVPAPFMLTSLGAATLIQSWLDIQLNFPVLITELSMVLIGMNIGNHFIVFPLSSLIKNIYSSAQVVIINIFLTLLITVFASWITGYPIPVLLLAWAPGSMEAMTFAAITMNLDAGFVMSNHIIRMVIIQSIPSIAMFWQERRAKKRNSSSPD, from the coding sequence ATGATAAGATTATTGAAGATGGGACTGGGGATTGTTATTTGTGCCTTAATTGGTGGGACAATGACACACCTAGGCGTACCTCTTGCCCTGATGTTTGGCCCTATCATCGCTGTTATTGTGTTTAACCGTTTTAAGATCCAATTTGCAGTTCCTAAATATACCTTAACATTTGTACAAATATCACTCGGTACCTCTGTTGGCTTGATGTTTAATCAAGTCTCTCTTGGGCAAGCTGAAAACCTATTTTTGTTATTAATCATGCTAGTGGTTTGCCTCGCAGTACAGTTTTCATTTAGCTACTTCTGGTTTCATCGTAAAGTGGGCTGGACAAAGCAAGAGGCTATGTTAGGTTCTGTTCCTGGCGCAATGGCTGCGATATTAGCACTGACTGATCATACCCATACTCCACCACAAAAAATTGTTATTTCACATACTATCCGTTTGATTATTCTAATTTTATTAGCGGGTGTTGTCGTTGGTAGTGATGGAGACCCACAGCCTCTTTTGGTACTTCCTTCTTTAACATGGCAATCATCATTTTGGCTATTGGTAATTGTATTAACGGGGCTAGGCTTAGGGTTGGTTTTACAAAGAATGCATGTCCCCGCCCCCTTTATGTTGACTTCTTTGGGAGCAGCAACCTTAATTCAGAGTTGGCTTGATATACAACTCAATTTCCCTGTTTTGATCACTGAACTTAGCATGGTGCTGATTGGGATGAATATTGGTAACCATTTTATTGTGTTTCCACTTTCATCGCTGATCAAAAATATTTATTCGTCAGCGCAAGTCGTCATTATAAATATCTTTTTAACCTTATTGATCACGGTATTTGCATCTTGGATAACAGGATATCCTATCCCTGTCTTGTTGCTAGCATGGGCGCCAGGCAGCATGGAAGCGATGACATTTGCGGCTATTACCATGAATCTCGACGCAGGGTTCGTGATGTCGAATCACATTATTAGAATGGTGATCATTCAAAGTATCCCATCTATTGCTATGTTTTGGCAGGAGCGCAGAGCGAAGAAGAGGAATAGTAGCTCCCCTGATTAA
- a CDS encoding YacC family pilotin-like protein, with product MRKFTVIFYLITLLGITHSARALSPNEAEDLADLTAVFIYLKYDCGYSQIPDREIERAIIYFARSNKWDLGDYDSSKMTQLNKESYNDLKGIPLSQEFKCQSLARDSLGLFAYVK from the coding sequence ATGCGCAAATTTACCGTAATTTTTTACCTCATTACTCTGTTAGGGATAACACATTCTGCCAGAGCACTAAGCCCCAATGAAGCTGAAGATCTTGCTGATCTGACGGCGGTTTTCATTTATTTAAAATATGACTGTGGTTATTCGCAAATTCCCGATCGAGAAATTGAACGTGCCATTATTTACTTCGCTCGTAGTAACAAATGGGATCTCGGTGATTATGATTCCAGTAAAATGACCCAGTTAAATAAGGAAAGCTACAATGATCTCAAAGGGATCCCTCTTTCTCAGGAGTTTAAATGTCAATCTTTGGCTCGCGACTCACTAGGATTATTCGCTTACGTCAAATAA
- the cueO gene encoding multicopper oxidase CueO has translation MLRRDFIKLSALAYAASALPMWSRIAVAAENFPALAIPPLIEPDAQGNIQLAIKQGVSQFVPGKKTTTWGYNGDLLGPALSLKNGQNVNINIANQLSDETTVHWHGLEISGEQDGGPQAIIASGANRQVNFTVNQPEATCWFHPHTHGKTGYQVAMGLAGLVIIKDDESNKHGLPSDWGINDIPVILQDKRLKDDGQIDYQLDVMSAAVGWFGDLMLTNGAVFPKHVAPKGWLRLRLLNGCNARSLNISTSDGRKMYVVASDGGLLAEPIAVTELPILMGERFEVLIDARDGRAFDLVTLPVNQMGMTIAPFNQPLPVLRIETTMSTGEGKLPEQLATISAIPSLAGLTRRRFHLMMDMRLDMQGMMMLRERYGDQAMGNMAGHGAMMNGHMMSNSGNSGMMSHGGMNQRNMGNMGGGNHCGMGSGELNIHNANTINGQAFSMTEAAFNAPINQQEIWVVSGRGDMMLHPFHVHGTRFRILKENGRAVEPHRQGWKDIVKVEGQVSEILVEFKHPATQQHPYMAHCHLLEHEDTGMMMGFTVS, from the coding sequence ATGTTACGCCGTGATTTCATTAAGTTAAGTGCCCTAGCTTATGCCGCAAGTGCGCTACCTATGTGGAGCCGTATTGCGGTCGCCGCGGAAAATTTCCCAGCTCTAGCTATCCCGCCACTGATTGAGCCTGATGCACAAGGTAATATCCAATTAGCGATTAAACAAGGTGTATCCCAGTTTGTTCCGGGTAAAAAAACCACCACATGGGGATATAACGGTGATCTGCTTGGCCCTGCACTTAGTCTGAAAAATGGGCAGAACGTCAATATTAATATCGCTAACCAACTTTCTGATGAAACTACCGTGCATTGGCATGGCCTTGAAATCTCGGGTGAACAAGATGGCGGGCCACAAGCTATTATCGCTTCAGGCGCTAACCGTCAGGTAAATTTTACGGTCAATCAACCTGAAGCAACCTGCTGGTTCCATCCTCATACACATGGAAAAACAGGTTACCAAGTTGCCATGGGATTGGCTGGGTTAGTCATTATTAAAGATGATGAAAGTAATAAGCATGGTTTACCAAGTGATTGGGGAATTAATGATATCCCAGTGATCTTACAAGATAAACGCCTTAAAGATGATGGGCAGATTGATTATCAGTTAGATGTAATGAGTGCTGCTGTTGGTTGGTTTGGGGATCTCATGCTGACCAATGGGGCAGTATTTCCAAAACACGTTGCGCCTAAAGGTTGGTTACGCTTAAGACTACTTAATGGCTGTAACGCACGTAGCCTCAATATTTCTACCAGCGATGGGCGAAAAATGTATGTTGTCGCAAGTGATGGTGGGTTATTAGCAGAGCCAATAGCTGTTACTGAGCTACCTATTTTAATGGGGGAGCGCTTTGAAGTTCTGATTGATGCGAGAGATGGGCGTGCTTTTGATTTAGTCACACTACCTGTGAACCAAATGGGAATGACGATCGCACCCTTTAACCAACCGCTACCCGTTTTGCGTATTGAAACGACGATGAGCACAGGAGAAGGAAAACTTCCTGAGCAATTGGCTACTATTTCAGCTATCCCTTCTTTAGCCGGTCTAACTCGGCGGCGTTTTCATCTGATGATGGATATGCGTTTAGATATGCAAGGAATGATGATGCTGCGTGAACGCTACGGTGACCAAGCAATGGGCAACATGGCAGGGCACGGTGCTATGATGAACGGCCATATGATGTCAAATAGTGGAAACAGCGGCATGATGAGTCATGGTGGCATGAATCAACGTAATATGGGAAATATGGGCGGCGGTAATCATTGTGGTATGGGTAGTGGCGAATTAAATATTCATAATGCTAATACTATCAATGGCCAAGCATTCTCTATGACTGAAGCTGCGTTTAATGCACCAATCAATCAGCAAGAGATCTGGGTCGTTTCAGGGCGGGGCGATATGATGCTTCATCCATTCCATGTTCATGGAACACGATTCCGTATCTTAAAAGAAAACGGGCGAGCTGTTGAGCCTCATCGACAAGGTTGGAAAGATATTGTCAAAGTCGAAGGCCAAGTGAGTGAGATATTAGTTGAATTTAAACATCCTGCGACTCAACAACATCCTTATATGGCGCACTGTCATCTATTAGAACATGAAGATACAGGTATGATGATGGGCTTTACGGTCAGTTAA
- a CDS encoding MFS transporter has translation MQNSNEMAISSYSHKRALLAGSVGNFIEWYEFAIYGFLATIIAQNFFSYSGEESQITAILLTYASFAIAFFFRPLGALIFGRIGDKLGRKPTLIFVLVMMTLVTTAIGFIPTYATIGVAAPIIITLLRIFQGLFAGGEYGGAVSLMTESAPKGKRGLFGAWQSFTVALGLLAGVGVVSLLSFLMSTESLHDWGWRIPFWLALPMGLLALWLRYNMEETPSFVSAQQKEQSETNAAKVDIFKAIFLGIGRLMAWSAAGYAYLVIMPTYLQSSLHTDFNTALLIAVISNVGFAVTILPAGMLSDKIGRRNIMVLATILLLVFSLPLLKILQSESSTLLIKAVVVFIAGGIVGLLAGPGPAMLAEMFPTKVRYTGLGLAYSLSNAVFSGCAGLIITGLIKQTGNLDIPAWYVMATALISLLALLTLNKNDHLRALDD, from the coding sequence ATGCAAAATTCAAATGAAATGGCTATCAGTTCATATAGTCATAAGCGAGCTTTACTTGCAGGTTCGGTTGGTAATTTTATTGAGTGGTATGAGTTTGCTATCTATGGTTTCCTTGCCACTATTATAGCTCAAAACTTTTTTAGCTACTCAGGAGAAGAATCACAGATTACGGCGATCCTCTTAACCTATGCATCATTCGCTATCGCTTTCTTTTTTAGGCCATTGGGCGCACTGATATTTGGACGCATTGGGGATAAGTTAGGCCGTAAACCGACACTCATATTTGTGTTAGTCATGATGACGCTAGTCACCACTGCGATTGGTTTTATACCTACTTATGCAACTATTGGCGTTGCAGCACCGATTATTATTACTTTGTTAAGGATTTTCCAAGGCTTATTTGCGGGTGGTGAATATGGTGGCGCGGTTTCATTAATGACGGAATCTGCACCAAAAGGGAAAAGAGGGCTATTTGGTGCTTGGCAATCGTTCACTGTTGCTCTAGGTCTGTTAGCTGGTGTTGGCGTAGTGTCTTTACTTTCTTTTTTAATGAGTACAGAAAGTTTACATGATTGGGGATGGCGGATCCCTTTCTGGTTAGCATTACCAATGGGGCTGTTGGCTTTATGGTTGCGATACAACATGGAGGAAACACCAAGTTTCGTGTCTGCTCAACAAAAAGAACAATCAGAAACGAATGCGGCTAAAGTCGATATCTTCAAAGCCATTTTCCTTGGTATTGGACGATTAATGGCTTGGTCTGCCGCAGGGTATGCCTATTTAGTGATCATGCCAACCTATCTTCAATCATCACTGCATACTGATTTTAATACCGCGTTATTAATTGCCGTTATTTCAAATGTTGGCTTTGCGGTGACTATCCTCCCTGCTGGAATGCTCAGTGATAAAATAGGGCGACGTAATATTATGGTACTAGCCACTATTTTATTGTTAGTGTTCTCGTTACCACTTCTAAAGATATTACAAAGTGAATCATCGACTTTATTGATCAAAGCGGTGGTGGTTTTTATTGCGGGTGGGATCGTGGGCCTACTTGCAGGGCCTGGTCCTGCGATGCTAGCCGAGATGTTTCCAACCAAAGTTCGCTATACAGGACTAGGATTGGCTTACTCGTTATCTAATGCGGTATTTTCAGGCTGTGCAGGTCTTATCATTACCGGTTTGATCAAACAAACGGGTAATCTTGATATTCCAGCATGGTATGTGATGGCGACAGCGCTGATCAGTTTATTGGCTCTGCTGACCTTGAATAAAAACGATCACCTTCGTGCTCTGGATGATTAA
- the hpt gene encoding hypoxanthine phosphoribosyltransferase codes for MKHTLEVMISEEALSQRVGELAEKISAHYKNVDGELVLVGLLKGSFIFMADLCRKIDVPHEVDFMTVSSYGNAMNSSRDVKIVKDLDEDIRGKHVLIVEDIIDSGNTLNKVREIFELRGPKSVAICTLLDKPSRREVDVPVEWIGYSIEDKFVVGYGIDYAQQYRHLPYIGHVTLIEE; via the coding sequence TTGAAACATACTCTTGAAGTGATGATCTCTGAAGAAGCGCTGAGCCAGCGTGTTGGTGAACTCGCAGAAAAAATCAGCGCACACTATAAAAACGTTGATGGTGAGCTGGTTTTAGTTGGCTTATTAAAAGGCTCTTTTATTTTTATGGCGGATCTGTGCCGTAAAATTGATGTTCCTCACGAAGTCGATTTCATGACCGTTTCAAGCTACGGCAATGCAATGAATTCAAGCCGCGACGTTAAAATTGTCAAAGATTTAGACGAAGACATCCGCGGTAAACATGTATTGATTGTTGAAGATATTATTGATTCAGGGAACACCTTAAACAAGGTTCGTGAAATTTTTGAATTGCGTGGACCTAAATCTGTTGCGATTTGTACATTACTGGATAAACCATCACGCCGTGAAGTTGACGTGCCCGTTGAGTGGATTGGTTACTCAATCGAAGATAAATTTGTGGTTGGTTACGGTATTGATTATGCACAGCAATATCGCCATTTACCCTATATTGGCCATGTGACTTTGATTGAAGAGTAA